In one Fundulus heteroclitus isolate FHET01 chromosome 3, MU-UCD_Fhet_4.1, whole genome shotgun sequence genomic region, the following are encoded:
- the si:dkey-40m6.8 gene encoding uncharacterized protein si:dkey-40m6.8 isoform X2, producing MRPHCWVMVALAGIMSYLSPERALGAPQREVSQTRAESLSAPPYVIILISCSGLVSFVLLLLTCLCCKRGGVGFNEFDNADGEECSGGSSHIQEDSLSSCPSLPEVYTLPVRDRPHCSALQDGADPKSQCFKRHALNYLQEIGNGWFGKVILAEVLCDCGSSQAVVKELRVSASPLEQRKFLAESEPYRSLKHPNILQCLGQCSENIPFLLVMEFCQLGDLKRYLRAQRKSDGMTPDLPTRDLLTLQRMAFEITSGLLHLHENNYIHSDLALRNCLLTSDLTVRIGDYGLSHNHYKEDYYLTPDKLWIPLRWIAPELLEEYRGSLIVTDQTKTSNVWSLGVVIWELFEFGAQPHRHLSDEEVLTFVIRERQITLAQPRLKLSHSDYWYEIMQSCWLPPSQRPSVAEIFLLLSSLLAAERGISKRSVGGEDEEDEEYEEGRGRRGESDESFERRWDLLRPPAFQCAANERHRDREYGRDTSYPLLDPVGNCITPSSSELDDILTVTETSKGLNFEYFWEKAHARRGYKPLPPPQPIPTVNNNHRQSLDTPTVVPVISARSPSLASEYYIRLEEHTPQDKSPTLKGKSQSSLRSDSVCPGDVELVEIRSGLLGKERVPYRASESSGKTLQTIRSSEVKIQVPNTGVAEFRDTSSRVTDFSVVDLGDDDDVEKKKSKEADKKSPTRFQAPVLPPKPRSMSLSSSNHLHSRPLPVPPLGYRGLPHYTIGGKIETDPLHMNSCPPSTFDHLGLHRPRQTLPPSPSLSPSIPPSSHPIYPQMCPPPLPPHSKPQRSIPSYNTADRYSRYSKAQMQRSNRDPLSCDLSNREPDRRHAIPIHTSKEDFHPRVKDFDSPIRRENPLRPIYRNPPRPQPANSQIERQSSSSPTYSDEDDSPFTSPERPSSQTTIAHSSLSEDADPATSELFSRGMKRTQSRLDTILPSIWREDAELQAERVAAAKKSPMHLFLTEISNVTESSEAKSDSMFDGEKAETKDRERWGNFVVHNKGMRRSQSLITEIGSAGQSLGQEKYFHRAGVEEDKASFQGDLFLTEVDTDRMDTDADVESDPVKYLYPSGSRLRPYVCSSNLPSGREEEGSAKGIRRSRSLLSEREKQQSEKHSAETEPRRTEMTREEFLKEIQSAETFLTEIISRQNATANRGESDPSISPTPQSPEYESICIDPNSAQTITFQSESSIRASNKGKEETQMEAIYAQVTKRAKKSEIKVSIRPEIPILHIGSNKELLKPCNQGTDADHCQTGEFVLSEIMPKNGLLHSETDECQKEEEDCSDGPALPARGELTDPSEFSPSEPTEFNTVILQEINSLFTNQTETAAVVENGETRKDNLQDCRSQTEDEARGKSSAVPGSVENAADLERNGEHLFQHKYNDQEKHSMQKEPSSEVAPNTPDHDLSSDISLTTPTDSVLSPMTSGSTDGLTPSDSWTGAGGSGGWRALGNETPHRDSAYFSDNDLEGDGLNRRSSDGPGSRQSGGRGGERGTLTGIEEKTEEEGEAGEKSPSRGTLHLSSTKTGRGENKKTIENCENDLHYLDSDKDILNKGLEAVHRDDSGIFHNHESKRSTLLHDDHQVKGCVDLIDELFSKLDEEPLKNLSNRGRFVIDSHYTDGIISKITDYKCTESEKSNLNLHCKSPSGTRSSITSVSGLVGPDTTDRDLIALRSLKSGDVIVESESRSSKLNEFQGIDGMHSKDKVSLTGLCTEQGVEEMAVLDHNELGIRDFHSSEHRADTEVLMEMDSHPAYADSCERPDVMTEDWWSAVEEDEEEAPPSGDVTGELDCHRLVQSGEQNNQWASPEKRQQEVELRSEFFAGFGKRDLGVQEKYWETEENNECAGREPHPSSIECRNDAGTNETQELSGKHAAHVKQAGTLKDQSTSSVQQTSSKRRISRIWRK from the exons ACCCCAAATCTCAGTGTTTTAAGAGACACGCTTTAAATTACCTTCAGGAGATAGGAAACGGATGGTTTGGAAAG GTGATCCTGGCTGAAGTGCTGTGCGACTGCGGCTCCTCTCAGGCCGTGGTGAAGGAGCTGCGTGTGAGCGCCAGCCCCCTGGAGCAGAGGAAGTTCCTGGCTGAATCGGAGCCGTACAG GAGCCTGAAGCATCCCAACATCCTCCAGTGTCTGGGGCAGTGCAGCGAGAACATCCCCTTCCTCCTGGTTATGGAGTTTTGTCAGCTG GGCGACCTGAAGCGCTACCTGCGGGCCCAGAGGAAGTCAGATGGGATGACTCCAGACCTGCCAACCAGGGACCTGTTGACTCTTCAGAGGATGGCCTTTGAGATCACCTCGGGTCTGCTGCACCTTCACGAAAACAACTACATCCACAG TGACTTGGCTTTAAGAAACTGCCTCCTGACATCCGACCTCACTGTCAGAATAGGTGACTACGGTCTCTCGCACAACCATTACAAG GAGGACTATTACCTGACTCCAGACAAGCTGTGGATCCCTCTGCGGTGGATTGCTCCTGAGCTGCTGGAGGAGTACAGGGGATCTCTGATTGTCACCGACCAAACCAAAACCAGCAACGTGTG gtcttTGGGGGTGGTGATCTGGGAGCTTTTTGAGTTTGGCGCTCAGCCCCACAGACACCTGAGCGATGAAGAGGTGCTGACCTTCGTCATCAGGGAGCGACAGATCACTCTGGCCCAGCCTAGACTTAAACTCTCACATTCAGATTACTG GTATGAGATCATGCAGTCCTGCTGGCTCCCTCCGTCGCAGCGGCCCTCTGTAGCCGAAatattcctcctcctctcctctctcctggctGCAGAGCGAGGAATATCAAAGAGGAGTGTGGGGGGAGAGGACGAAGAGGATGAGGAGTATGAGGAGGGcagggggaggagaggagagagcgATGAGTCGTTTGAAAGGCGCTGGGATCTACTTCGTCCACCCGCTTTTCAGTGTGCAGCAAatgagagacacagagacagagagtaCGGCAGAGACACCTCCTACCCCCTGCTGGACCCTGTGGGGAACTGCATCACCCCGTCCTCATCTGAACTGGACGACATCCTGACAGTAACAGAGACCAGCAAAGGCTTGAACTTTGAGTATTTCTGGGAGAAGGCTCACGCCAGACGAGGTTACAAGCCTCTCCCTCCCCCTCAGCCGATTCCAACTGTGAACAATAACCACAGACAGTCTTTAGACACACCCACTGTGGTGCCGGTCATAAGTGCACGCAGTCCCTCCCTCGCCAGCGAGTACTACATCCGACTAGAGGAGCACACTCCCCAAGACAAGTCGCCAACACTTAAGGGGAAATCGCAGTCCTCTTTACGATCAGATTCAGTTTGTCCCGGAGACGTGGAGCTTGTGGAAATCCGTAGTGGATTGCTGGGAAAAGAGCGAGTCCCCTATCGCGCGTCAGAGAGCAGTGGGAAGACGCTCCAAACCATACGATCAAGCGAGGTGAAGATCCAGGTGCCTAACACAGGAGTGGCCGAGTTTAGAGACACTTCGAGCAGAGTGACAGACTTCTCAGTGGTGGATCTGGGTGACGATGATGAcgtggagaagaagaagagcaagGAAGCGGATAAAAAATCTCCCACGAGATTCCAGGCTCCAGTCCTCCCTCCCAAACCCCGCTCCATGTCCCTGTCTTCGTCCAATCACCTTCACTCTCGCCCCCTACCCGTGCCTCCTCTCGGGTACAGAGGACTGCCTCACTACACCATCGGCGGAAAGATTGAGACGGACCCTCTCCACATGAACTCCTGCCCGCCCTCCACTTTTGATCATCTTGGCCTCCATCGCCCCAGACAGACTCTGCCCCCCTCCCCGTCTCTCTCCCCCTCCATTCCCCCATCCAGCCATCCCATTTACCCTCAGATGTGTCCTCCACCCTTACCTCCACACTCCAAACCTCAACGCAGCATCCCGAGCTACAACACGGCCGACAGATACTCAAGATACTCAAAGGCGCAGATGCAGAGATCCAACAGAGACCCGCTTTCCTGTGATTTATCCAATAGAGAGCCTGACAGAAGGCACGCAATTCCAATCCACACCTCCAAGGAGGACTTTCATCCCCGCGTGAAAGACTTTGACTCCCCCATTCGTAGGGAAAATCCTCTGCGACCCATTTATCGAAACCCACCCCGCCCTCAGCCTGCAAACTCCCAGATTGAGCGGCAGTCCTCGTCTAGTCCCACCTACTCGGATGAGGACGACTCTCCTTTTACCTCCCCCGAGAGACCCAGCAGCCAGACCACCATCGCTCACTCCAGCCTGTCAGAAGATGCAGACCCAGCAACATCTGAGCTCTTCTCCAGGGGAATGAAGAGGACCCAGTCACGGCTGGACACTATTCTGCCCAGTATTTGGAGGGAAGACGCTGAGCTTCAGGCAGAACGAGTTGCGGCAGCCAAAAAGTCCCCCATGCACCTGTTCCTAACCGAGATATCGAACGTGACGGAGTCGAGTGAGGCtaagtcagactccatgttcGACGGGGAGAAGGCGGAGacgaaagacagagagagatggGGGAACTTTGTAGTGCACAACAAGGGAATGCGGCGCTCACAATCCCTGATCACAGAGATCGGCTCGGCAGGACAGTCTTTGGGTCAGGAGAAATACTTCCATAGGGCAGGAGTTGAGGAGGACAAGGCATCATTTCAAGGAGATCTTTTCCTCACAGAGGTTGACACCGACAGGATGGACACGGATGCGGATGTAGAGAGCGATCCAGTTAAATACCTCTATCCTTCAGGATCCAGGTTGCGGCCCTACGTCTGCTCTTCCAACCTTCCCTcaggcagagaagaagaaggcaGTGCAAAGGGTATACGGAGATCCCGATCTCTTCTGTCTGAGAGGGAGAAGCAGCAATCTGAAAAACATTCAGCTGAGACTGAGCCGCGAAGAACAGAAATGACCAGGGAGGAGTTCCTGAAAGAGATCCAATCAGCAGAGACCTTTCTGACCGAAATCATATCAAGGCAAAATGCTACAGCAAACAGAGGGGAATCAGATCCATCGATCTCCCCTACTCCTCAGTCGCCTGAATACGAGTCCATATGCATCGACCCAAACTCTGCTCAGACCATCACATTCCAGTCGGAGAGCTCCATACGAGCGTCCAACAAGGGTAAAGAGGAGACACAGATGGAGGCCATCTATGCACAAGTGACCAAGCGTGCAAAAAAGAGCGAGATCAAGGTCTCCATCAGACCCGAGATCCCGATTCTCCACATAGGATCAAACAAAGAGCTGCTTAAACCATGCAACCAAGGTACCGATGCTGATCACTGCCAGACCGGAGAGTTTGTGCTCTCAGAAATAATGCCCAAAAATGGTTTATTACACAGTGAAACTGATGAGTGCCAGAAAGAAGAGGAGGACTGTTCGGATGGACCCGCCTTACCTGCCAGAGGGGAACTAACAGATCCTTCAGAGTTCTCTCCCTCTGAACCCACTGAGTTTAACACTGTGATACTGCAGGAGATCAACTCTCTATTTACAAATCAAACGGAGACCGCTGCTGTTGTGGAGAATGGTGAAACGAGAAAAGACAACCTACAGGACTGCAGATCTCAGACAGAAGACGAAGCGCGGGGAAAATCTAGCGCCGTGCCGGGCAGCGTTGAGAATGCAGCTGATCTGGAGAGAAATGGAGAACATTTGTTTCAGCACAAGTACAATGATCAAGAAAAGCATAGCATGCAAAAAGAACCTAGTAGTGAAGTCGCTCCCAACACCCCGGATCACGACCTTTCCTCTGATATCTCCCTCACCACTCCCACTGACTCTGTCCTGTCACCCATGACCTCCGGCTCGACGGATGGCCTCACGCCGAGTGATTCCTGGACCGGAGCGGGAGGCAGCGGTGGGTGGCGGGCCCTGGGGAATGAAACCCCGCACCGAGACTCCGCCTATTTCTCTGACAATGACTTGGAGGGAGACGGGTTGAACAGAAGGAGCAGCGACGGACCAGGGTCCAGACAGAGCGGCGGCCGAGGGGGCGAGCGGGGAACACTCACGGGGATAGAGGAGAAAACTGAAGAGGAGGGAGAGGCAGGAGAAAAGAGCCCCTCACGAGGTACTTTGCATTTATCAAGTACCAAAACTGGAagaggagaaaacaaaaagactaTTGAGAACTGTGAAAATGACTTGCACTATTTAGACAGCGACAAAGATATATTAAATAAAGGGCTGGAGGCTGTACACAGAGACGATTCGGGCATTTTTCACAATCACGAGAGCAAAAGATCCACATTGCTGCACGATGATCACCAAGTCAAGGGCTGTGTTGACCTAATTGATGAGCTGTTTTCAAAGTTAGACGAAGAACCTCTGAAGAACCTGTCAAACAGAGGTAGATTTGTCATAGACAGCCACTATACAGATGGGATAATTTCCAAGATAACAGATTACAAATGCACAGAGTCTGAAAAGAGCAACTTGAATCTGCACTGTAAGAGCCCCAGTGGGACAAGAAGCTCAATCACCTCCGTGTCTGGCCTTGTCGGACCAGATACGACCGATAGGGATCTCATTGCTCTGAGGTCTTTGAAATCTGGGGATGTAATTGTGGAATCTGAGTCCAGATCATCCAAACTGAATGAATTTCAAGGCATTGACGGCATGCATAGCAAGGATAAAGTCAGTCTGACTGGTCTGTGCACCGAGCAAGGTGTTGAAGAAATGGCTGTTCTGGACCACAATGAACTGGGCATTAGAGACTTTCACAGCTCAGAGCATAGAGCGGATACGGAGGTCCTGATGGAGATGGACTCACATCCAGCCTATGCAGACTCTTGTGAACGGCCGGATGTGATGACTGAGGACTGGTGGAGTGCtgtggaggaggatgaagaagaagCACCGCCCTCTGGAGATGTtactggagaacttgactgtcACCGTTTGGTGCAATCAGGGGAACAAAATAACCAGTGGGCCTCTCCAGAAAAAAGGCAACAAGAAGTAGAACTGAGATCTGAATTTTTTGCTGGGTTTGGCAAAAGGGACTTGGGGGTGCAGGAGAAGTACTGGGAAACTGAAGAAAACAATGAATGTGCAGGAAGGGAGCCTCACCCTTCTTCAATAGAGTGTAGAAATGACGCTGGGACCAATGAAACACAAGAACTGAGTGGCAAACATGCTGCACATGTGAAACAGGCCGGGACTCTGAAAGATCAGTcgaccagcagtgtgcagcagacATCCAGCAAGAGGAGAATATCGAGAATCTGGCGGAAATAG
- the si:dkey-40m6.8 gene encoding uncharacterized protein si:dkey-40m6.8 isoform X1 — translation MRPHCWVMVALAGIMSYLSPERALGAPQREVSQTRAESLSAPPYVIILISCSGLVSFVLLLLTCLCCKRGGVGFNVSLQHEFDNADGEECSGGSSHIQEDSLSSCPSLPEVYTLPVRDRPHCSALQDGADPKSQCFKRHALNYLQEIGNGWFGKVILAEVLCDCGSSQAVVKELRVSASPLEQRKFLAESEPYRSLKHPNILQCLGQCSENIPFLLVMEFCQLGDLKRYLRAQRKSDGMTPDLPTRDLLTLQRMAFEITSGLLHLHENNYIHSDLALRNCLLTSDLTVRIGDYGLSHNHYKEDYYLTPDKLWIPLRWIAPELLEEYRGSLIVTDQTKTSNVWSLGVVIWELFEFGAQPHRHLSDEEVLTFVIRERQITLAQPRLKLSHSDYWYEIMQSCWLPPSQRPSVAEIFLLLSSLLAAERGISKRSVGGEDEEDEEYEEGRGRRGESDESFERRWDLLRPPAFQCAANERHRDREYGRDTSYPLLDPVGNCITPSSSELDDILTVTETSKGLNFEYFWEKAHARRGYKPLPPPQPIPTVNNNHRQSLDTPTVVPVISARSPSLASEYYIRLEEHTPQDKSPTLKGKSQSSLRSDSVCPGDVELVEIRSGLLGKERVPYRASESSGKTLQTIRSSEVKIQVPNTGVAEFRDTSSRVTDFSVVDLGDDDDVEKKKSKEADKKSPTRFQAPVLPPKPRSMSLSSSNHLHSRPLPVPPLGYRGLPHYTIGGKIETDPLHMNSCPPSTFDHLGLHRPRQTLPPSPSLSPSIPPSSHPIYPQMCPPPLPPHSKPQRSIPSYNTADRYSRYSKAQMQRSNRDPLSCDLSNREPDRRHAIPIHTSKEDFHPRVKDFDSPIRRENPLRPIYRNPPRPQPANSQIERQSSSSPTYSDEDDSPFTSPERPSSQTTIAHSSLSEDADPATSELFSRGMKRTQSRLDTILPSIWREDAELQAERVAAAKKSPMHLFLTEISNVTESSEAKSDSMFDGEKAETKDRERWGNFVVHNKGMRRSQSLITEIGSAGQSLGQEKYFHRAGVEEDKASFQGDLFLTEVDTDRMDTDADVESDPVKYLYPSGSRLRPYVCSSNLPSGREEEGSAKGIRRSRSLLSEREKQQSEKHSAETEPRRTEMTREEFLKEIQSAETFLTEIISRQNATANRGESDPSISPTPQSPEYESICIDPNSAQTITFQSESSIRASNKGKEETQMEAIYAQVTKRAKKSEIKVSIRPEIPILHIGSNKELLKPCNQGTDADHCQTGEFVLSEIMPKNGLLHSETDECQKEEEDCSDGPALPARGELTDPSEFSPSEPTEFNTVILQEINSLFTNQTETAAVVENGETRKDNLQDCRSQTEDEARGKSSAVPGSVENAADLERNGEHLFQHKYNDQEKHSMQKEPSSEVAPNTPDHDLSSDISLTTPTDSVLSPMTSGSTDGLTPSDSWTGAGGSGGWRALGNETPHRDSAYFSDNDLEGDGLNRRSSDGPGSRQSGGRGGERGTLTGIEEKTEEEGEAGEKSPSRGTLHLSSTKTGRGENKKTIENCENDLHYLDSDKDILNKGLEAVHRDDSGIFHNHESKRSTLLHDDHQVKGCVDLIDELFSKLDEEPLKNLSNRGRFVIDSHYTDGIISKITDYKCTESEKSNLNLHCKSPSGTRSSITSVSGLVGPDTTDRDLIALRSLKSGDVIVESESRSSKLNEFQGIDGMHSKDKVSLTGLCTEQGVEEMAVLDHNELGIRDFHSSEHRADTEVLMEMDSHPAYADSCERPDVMTEDWWSAVEEDEEEAPPSGDVTGELDCHRLVQSGEQNNQWASPEKRQQEVELRSEFFAGFGKRDLGVQEKYWETEENNECAGREPHPSSIECRNDAGTNETQELSGKHAAHVKQAGTLKDQSTSSVQQTSSKRRISRIWRK, via the exons ACCCCAAATCTCAGTGTTTTAAGAGACACGCTTTAAATTACCTTCAGGAGATAGGAAACGGATGGTTTGGAAAG GTGATCCTGGCTGAAGTGCTGTGCGACTGCGGCTCCTCTCAGGCCGTGGTGAAGGAGCTGCGTGTGAGCGCCAGCCCCCTGGAGCAGAGGAAGTTCCTGGCTGAATCGGAGCCGTACAG GAGCCTGAAGCATCCCAACATCCTCCAGTGTCTGGGGCAGTGCAGCGAGAACATCCCCTTCCTCCTGGTTATGGAGTTTTGTCAGCTG GGCGACCTGAAGCGCTACCTGCGGGCCCAGAGGAAGTCAGATGGGATGACTCCAGACCTGCCAACCAGGGACCTGTTGACTCTTCAGAGGATGGCCTTTGAGATCACCTCGGGTCTGCTGCACCTTCACGAAAACAACTACATCCACAG TGACTTGGCTTTAAGAAACTGCCTCCTGACATCCGACCTCACTGTCAGAATAGGTGACTACGGTCTCTCGCACAACCATTACAAG GAGGACTATTACCTGACTCCAGACAAGCTGTGGATCCCTCTGCGGTGGATTGCTCCTGAGCTGCTGGAGGAGTACAGGGGATCTCTGATTGTCACCGACCAAACCAAAACCAGCAACGTGTG gtcttTGGGGGTGGTGATCTGGGAGCTTTTTGAGTTTGGCGCTCAGCCCCACAGACACCTGAGCGATGAAGAGGTGCTGACCTTCGTCATCAGGGAGCGACAGATCACTCTGGCCCAGCCTAGACTTAAACTCTCACATTCAGATTACTG GTATGAGATCATGCAGTCCTGCTGGCTCCCTCCGTCGCAGCGGCCCTCTGTAGCCGAAatattcctcctcctctcctctctcctggctGCAGAGCGAGGAATATCAAAGAGGAGTGTGGGGGGAGAGGACGAAGAGGATGAGGAGTATGAGGAGGGcagggggaggagaggagagagcgATGAGTCGTTTGAAAGGCGCTGGGATCTACTTCGTCCACCCGCTTTTCAGTGTGCAGCAAatgagagacacagagacagagagtaCGGCAGAGACACCTCCTACCCCCTGCTGGACCCTGTGGGGAACTGCATCACCCCGTCCTCATCTGAACTGGACGACATCCTGACAGTAACAGAGACCAGCAAAGGCTTGAACTTTGAGTATTTCTGGGAGAAGGCTCACGCCAGACGAGGTTACAAGCCTCTCCCTCCCCCTCAGCCGATTCCAACTGTGAACAATAACCACAGACAGTCTTTAGACACACCCACTGTGGTGCCGGTCATAAGTGCACGCAGTCCCTCCCTCGCCAGCGAGTACTACATCCGACTAGAGGAGCACACTCCCCAAGACAAGTCGCCAACACTTAAGGGGAAATCGCAGTCCTCTTTACGATCAGATTCAGTTTGTCCCGGAGACGTGGAGCTTGTGGAAATCCGTAGTGGATTGCTGGGAAAAGAGCGAGTCCCCTATCGCGCGTCAGAGAGCAGTGGGAAGACGCTCCAAACCATACGATCAAGCGAGGTGAAGATCCAGGTGCCTAACACAGGAGTGGCCGAGTTTAGAGACACTTCGAGCAGAGTGACAGACTTCTCAGTGGTGGATCTGGGTGACGATGATGAcgtggagaagaagaagagcaagGAAGCGGATAAAAAATCTCCCACGAGATTCCAGGCTCCAGTCCTCCCTCCCAAACCCCGCTCCATGTCCCTGTCTTCGTCCAATCACCTTCACTCTCGCCCCCTACCCGTGCCTCCTCTCGGGTACAGAGGACTGCCTCACTACACCATCGGCGGAAAGATTGAGACGGACCCTCTCCACATGAACTCCTGCCCGCCCTCCACTTTTGATCATCTTGGCCTCCATCGCCCCAGACAGACTCTGCCCCCCTCCCCGTCTCTCTCCCCCTCCATTCCCCCATCCAGCCATCCCATTTACCCTCAGATGTGTCCTCCACCCTTACCTCCACACTCCAAACCTCAACGCAGCATCCCGAGCTACAACACGGCCGACAGATACTCAAGATACTCAAAGGCGCAGATGCAGAGATCCAACAGAGACCCGCTTTCCTGTGATTTATCCAATAGAGAGCCTGACAGAAGGCACGCAATTCCAATCCACACCTCCAAGGAGGACTTTCATCCCCGCGTGAAAGACTTTGACTCCCCCATTCGTAGGGAAAATCCTCTGCGACCCATTTATCGAAACCCACCCCGCCCTCAGCCTGCAAACTCCCAGATTGAGCGGCAGTCCTCGTCTAGTCCCACCTACTCGGATGAGGACGACTCTCCTTTTACCTCCCCCGAGAGACCCAGCAGCCAGACCACCATCGCTCACTCCAGCCTGTCAGAAGATGCAGACCCAGCAACATCTGAGCTCTTCTCCAGGGGAATGAAGAGGACCCAGTCACGGCTGGACACTATTCTGCCCAGTATTTGGAGGGAAGACGCTGAGCTTCAGGCAGAACGAGTTGCGGCAGCCAAAAAGTCCCCCATGCACCTGTTCCTAACCGAGATATCGAACGTGACGGAGTCGAGTGAGGCtaagtcagactccatgttcGACGGGGAGAAGGCGGAGacgaaagacagagagagatggGGGAACTTTGTAGTGCACAACAAGGGAATGCGGCGCTCACAATCCCTGATCACAGAGATCGGCTCGGCAGGACAGTCTTTGGGTCAGGAGAAATACTTCCATAGGGCAGGAGTTGAGGAGGACAAGGCATCATTTCAAGGAGATCTTTTCCTCACAGAGGTTGACACCGACAGGATGGACACGGATGCGGATGTAGAGAGCGATCCAGTTAAATACCTCTATCCTTCAGGATCCAGGTTGCGGCCCTACGTCTGCTCTTCCAACCTTCCCTcaggcagagaagaagaaggcaGTGCAAAGGGTATACGGAGATCCCGATCTCTTCTGTCTGAGAGGGAGAAGCAGCAATCTGAAAAACATTCAGCTGAGACTGAGCCGCGAAGAACAGAAATGACCAGGGAGGAGTTCCTGAAAGAGATCCAATCAGCAGAGACCTTTCTGACCGAAATCATATCAAGGCAAAATGCTACAGCAAACAGAGGGGAATCAGATCCATCGATCTCCCCTACTCCTCAGTCGCCTGAATACGAGTCCATATGCATCGACCCAAACTCTGCTCAGACCATCACATTCCAGTCGGAGAGCTCCATACGAGCGTCCAACAAGGGTAAAGAGGAGACACAGATGGAGGCCATCTATGCACAAGTGACCAAGCGTGCAAAAAAGAGCGAGATCAAGGTCTCCATCAGACCCGAGATCCCGATTCTCCACATAGGATCAAACAAAGAGCTGCTTAAACCATGCAACCAAGGTACCGATGCTGATCACTGCCAGACCGGAGAGTTTGTGCTCTCAGAAATAATGCCCAAAAATGGTTTATTACACAGTGAAACTGATGAGTGCCAGAAAGAAGAGGAGGACTGTTCGGATGGACCCGCCTTACCTGCCAGAGGGGAACTAACAGATCCTTCAGAGTTCTCTCCCTCTGAACCCACTGAGTTTAACACTGTGATACTGCAGGAGATCAACTCTCTATTTACAAATCAAACGGAGACCGCTGCTGTTGTGGAGAATGGTGAAACGAGAAAAGACAACCTACAGGACTGCAGATCTCAGACAGAAGACGAAGCGCGGGGAAAATCTAGCGCCGTGCCGGGCAGCGTTGAGAATGCAGCTGATCTGGAGAGAAATGGAGAACATTTGTTTCAGCACAAGTACAATGATCAAGAAAAGCATAGCATGCAAAAAGAACCTAGTAGTGAAGTCGCTCCCAACACCCCGGATCACGACCTTTCCTCTGATATCTCCCTCACCACTCCCACTGACTCTGTCCTGTCACCCATGACCTCCGGCTCGACGGATGGCCTCACGCCGAGTGATTCCTGGACCGGAGCGGGAGGCAGCGGTGGGTGGCGGGCCCTGGGGAATGAAACCCCGCACCGAGACTCCGCCTATTTCTCTGACAATGACTTGGAGGGAGACGGGTTGAACAGAAGGAGCAGCGACGGACCAGGGTCCAGACAGAGCGGCGGCCGAGGGGGCGAGCGGGGAACACTCACGGGGATAGAGGAGAAAACTGAAGAGGAGGGAGAGGCAGGAGAAAAGAGCCCCTCACGAGGTACTTTGCATTTATCAAGTACCAAAACTGGAagaggagaaaacaaaaagactaTTGAGAACTGTGAAAATGACTTGCACTATTTAGACAGCGACAAAGATATATTAAATAAAGGGCTGGAGGCTGTACACAGAGACGATTCGGGCATTTTTCACAATCACGAGAGCAAAAGATCCACATTGCTGCACGATGATCACCAAGTCAAGGGCTGTGTTGACCTAATTGATGAGCTGTTTTCAAAGTTAGACGAAGAACCTCTGAAGAACCTGTCAAACAGAGGTAGATTTGTCATAGACAGCCACTATACAGATGGGATAATTTCCAAGATAACAGATTACAAATGCACAGAGTCTGAAAAGAGCAACTTGAATCTGCACTGTAAGAGCCCCAGTGGGACAAGAAGCTCAATCACCTCCGTGTCTGGCCTTGTCGGACCAGATACGACCGATAGGGATCTCATTGCTCTGAGGTCTTTGAAATCTGGGGATGTAATTGTGGAATCTGAGTCCAGATCATCCAAACTGAATGAATTTCAAGGCATTGACGGCATGCATAGCAAGGATAAAGTCAGTCTGACTGGTCTGTGCACCGAGCAAGGTGTTGAAGAAATGGCTGTTCTGGACCACAATGAACTGGGCATTAGAGACTTTCACAGCTCAGAGCATAGAGCGGATACGGAGGTCCTGATGGAGATGGACTCACATCCAGCCTATGCAGACTCTTGTGAACGGCCGGATGTGATGACTGAGGACTGGTGGAGTGCtgtggaggaggatgaagaagaagCACCGCCCTCTGGAGATGTtactggagaacttgactgtcACCGTTTGGTGCAATCAGGGGAACAAAATAACCAGTGGGCCTCTCCAGAAAAAAGGCAACAAGAAGTAGAACTGAGATCTGAATTTTTTGCTGGGTTTGGCAAAAGGGACTTGGGGGTGCAGGAGAAGTACTGGGAAACTGAAGAAAACAATGAATGTGCAGGAAGGGAGCCTCACCCTTCTTCAATAGAGTGTAGAAATGACGCTGGGACCAATGAAACACAAGAACTGAGTGGCAAACATGCTGCACATGTGAAACAGGCCGGGACTCTGAAAGATCAGTcgaccagcagtgtgcagcagacATCCAGCAAGAGGAGAATATCGAGAATCTGGCGGAAATAG